Proteins encoded together in one Argiope bruennichi chromosome 1, qqArgBrue1.1, whole genome shotgun sequence window:
- the LOC129968449 gene encoding CYFIP-related Rac1 interactor B-like, which yields MGNLLRLLSRDDNPKYDVFVDFENAQPTEMELESYEIVDEVLQHSKDILIELQTYKGAVNEIREAITNPRNDVYQTRAWEAVLPLVSKLKRFYEFSQQIDEVVPRILWELCSGPLPPAQHLHTQQALVKQFAEILDFVLKFDDLKMTNPGIQNDFSYYRRTVSRLRLANQEPIDEELEVPNELANKMSLFYAHATPMLKVLSDATMRFVAENKDLPIENTTETLGTMAKVCQRMIEHRDFYSRFRNEETILFVLRVMVGLIILYDHVHPVGAFAKSAHIDVKGSIKVLKDQPPNVVEGLLNALRYTTRHLNDESTPKHIKSLLA from the exons atggGAAATCTTTTAAGGCTTTTGTCTAGAGATGATAACCCAAAATATGatgtttttgttgattttgaaa atgcTCAGCCTACAGAAATGGAACTCGAGTCTTATGAAATAGTTGATGAAGTCTTGCAACATTCTAAAGACATATTAATAGAACTTCAAACTTATAAAGGGGCTGTAAATGAAATACGTGAG GCTATTACAAATCCACGCAATGATGTGTATCAAACACGGGCATGGGAAGCTGTTCTTCCTTTAGTCTCtaaattaaaaaggttttatgAATTTTCCCAGCAAATTG atgaAGTTGTACCTCGTATTCTGTGGGAGTTATGTTCAGGACCTCTACCTCCTGCTCAACATCTGCATACTCAACAAGCTCTAGTCAAGCAATTTgctgaaattttagattttgttttaaaatttgatgactTAAAG atgaCTAATCCAggaattcaaaatgattttagttACTACAGAAGAACAGTTAGTAGATTGCGGTTAGCAAATCAA gAACCTATTGATGAGGAACTTGAAGTGCCCAACGAGTTAGCTAACAAAATGTCTCTGTTTTATGCTCACGCAACACCAATGCTGAAAGTGTTAAGTGATGCAACAATGCGTTTTGTGGCAGAAAACAAAGATTTACCAATTGAAAATACGACAGAAACATTAGGAACAATGGCCAAAGTTTGTCAAAGAATGATTGAACAcag ggATTTCTACAGTCGTTTTAGAAATGAAGAAACAATACTTTTTGTCTTGAGAGTGATGGTTGGCTTGATTATTTTGTATGACCATGTTCATCCTGTCGGAGCCTTTGCCAAATCTGCTCACATTGAT GTAAAGGGGtcaattaaagttttgaaagatCAACCACCTAATGTTGTTGAGGGTTTACTCAATGCATTAAG GTACACCACAAGGCATTTGAACGATGAATCAACACCAAAGCATATCAAAAGCTTATTAGCATGA